In the Pristis pectinata isolate sPriPec2 chromosome 35, sPriPec2.1.pri, whole genome shotgun sequence genome, one interval contains:
- the LOC127586377 gene encoding transforming growth factor beta-1 proprotein-like → MAALSQRSQKVPHILIMSTPTTRAETHSRRKRNVNTDYCFSSTEENCCVRPMYIDFRKDLGWKWIHEPKGYQANFCMGPCPYIWSTDTQHTMVLSLYNMHNPGASASPCCVPKLLEPLTILYYVGRQAKVEQLSNMVVKSCKCS, encoded by the exons ATGGCGGCTCTCTCCCAGAGGAGCCAGAAGGTGCCGCACATCCTCATCATGTCCACCCCAACCACCAGGGCAGAGACACACAGCCGAAGAAAGCGCAACGTCAACACTGACTACTGCTTCTC TTCCACTGAGGAGAACTGCTGTGTCCGCCCCATGTACATTGATTTTCGGAAGGACCTGGGCTGGAAGTGGATTCATGAACCCAAGGGGTACCAGGCCAACTTCTGCATGGGACCCTGTCCGTACATCTGGAGCACAGATACCCAGCATACAATG gTCCTGAGTTTGTACAATATGCACAACCCCGGAGCGTCTGCATCACCTTGCTGTGTCCCCAAGCTCCTCGAGCCCCTGACCATCCTCTACTACGTTGGACGGCAGGCCAAGGTGGAGCAGTTGTCCAATATGGTTGTGAAGTCATGCAAGTGCAGTTGA